AGATATAAATGATGATATTACAATATTACATGTTGATATGGAATAGAAGGGGTATGCATTTGCATGCtccatttttgaaaataacttTTCAATATCACTGAGGTTGTTAATTCAGATAATTTTATccttttcatatatgttttacttTTATCATAGAACTGAAAAGACTTCGTAAGTTCTCCTATATAACAgttgcataaaaaaattctctttaAGTGAGGTTGTTCTATCTCCTAAAAATATAACTTCATTGGGGACTTTtctgtaatttttatttatgaggTAACTGGGATTATGCAAACATTTACTCACATTTATTTCTATTATGATTCAGTGTACTTATTAGACCACATCCTGCCATTTGGCGTCTGGTCCATGGGATGGCAGTTGTTTACCTTGTTGCCCTAACTTTTTTGCTTTTCCAGGTAAGTACAGCTTCTTCTTGTTACTCAGTTAGTCTTGTTCAACACATTTTTATTGAATTATTCGTATTCATGGATTATTGAAGGCATtacattcttttgttttttttatatcttcaACATAACCTTAGGTAATATAAAATTCTTTTCAACTGAATGGCATAGAAGTCTCTGTCTCAGATCCTCAGTCTCTTGCTCAATTGATTAGCGGAAGGAATTACATTTTGCACTAACACCTGGCTTCCCTCTTGACTCCAacttaaataagttgttttaattaaagggaaaaagggtGGTCATTGCTTGGAATGCCTGGCCTTACACATTAGCAACCAAAGATGATGTTTGGAAATAGGATGACTCAAGAGATTAAGATAGAATTAGAAAGAAAAGCATAGTATCCCATTTTTGTGTCACCCTGAGAGCTTGTTTATTCAATAAGAAGCTTCCCAGATAACATGCTGCCTTGTTGTGGCTTATTTCTAGAGGTAGCTAGTCAAAGTGCCAACGGAAGATTCTCCCATATCTTTACTGTTGTGCTATACTGGTCCATGTTGCATGCTAATCAGATAAGACAATGTTTCAAAAAGTGACGATCGTgttgtaaatataataataaaaaatagagaacaaAGTCTGTGGTTTTCATGGGACTCATACATTGTTCCACTTGATCATGCAGACTCGTGATGATGCTAGGCAATTTATGAAGTATCTTCACCCTGATCTTGGTGTTGGTAATGAAGTTAATTTCCATATGTAATATAGTACTGAAGAGTTTTgtgattggaaaaaaaaatctgatttttACCCACCTCTGAGCAGAATTACCTGAAAGATCTTATGGAACGGACTGCCGCATATATGTACCTGATCATCCGAAAAGCAGGTTTAACAATGTTTATGTATGATGACTCCATTCACCAACCtgcttcccttttttttttctatttgatttACCTTAAAACTCCAGTTCAGCAAAGTATTGAAGATGCTTCAAGTTACTGATTTGAATATAGGTTTCTCTAGGAGATCCTTTTTGACGAGTTTGTTATTGCCCATATCCTTGGATGGTGGGGGAAGGCTATAATGATACGAAACCAACCACTTTTATGGGTTTTATCAATTGGCTTTGAGCTAATGGAGGTATGCATTTAATCTTACGCGGTCAATTTCCTTTTGGTTTCTGTCTTCTCTCTTCTGAATCTAGATTCCTTACATAGTTTCACATGTGTTGCAGCTCACCTTTCGCCATATGCTGCCAAACTTCAATGAGTGTTGGTGGGATAGCATCGTACTCGATATATTGATCTGCAATTGGTTTGGTGAGATTTTTATGCTTTCTCaggattttttatataaaatacttGTTTCCTTGACATCTAAACTAAATACCGTATTAGGTATATTCGGAAATCAATTTTGTGTGCATTGGCTTCTTTGCTTATTGGCAACAGCTGACCTGTTGTATAAGCTGCTGGCATACTAACCTTCTGATTATCTGAAACCCCATTCACAATTTTATACCTTAGCACATTAAAGTTAGTCATGGCCAAACCATGCTTCACATTGTTTTGCTGATCTCTTTCTGCAACTGTAAAGGCagaaaaactttttaatagtTTTGTGATGTATAATGCATCTTTTTAATGTTAAGTGTGCCTTCActattttataggaattatGATCTATGATTGCTACtttaaatgatatttcatGTTATTAAAATTTGGGGATAGTTTTCGTGCATATCTGTCATTACTGCTgtaatattgtttttatttccttGAGTAATAGAGAGACAAACTAACAGTTGTTtactcaaaaggaaaaaaaaatgggaaaagagaaaagactGAGAGCTGCTTTAGCCAGTTACATTTAACTGCTAGGTATTAACTCTTCCGGACTGAAACCCTTATTTGGTTTAGGTATTTGGGCTGGAATGAAGACTGTGAGATACTTTGACGGGAGGACATACGAATGGGTTGGTTTGAGTCGTCAACCCAATATAATCAGTAAGGTATGCTTGTTAGATCTTAAGGGAAATGAGCTACCCAGCAAAGCATACAATGGAattgcatttttcttttagcCTCTGTCCCCAAGTTCTGTGTATtggtaacattttttttccactcCATTGTTTTCTATAGCTCACCTTAGTCTCATGTTGAGGTGATTAACTCTAGGGCGGGTGGGATTTACTGAGGAACAAATACAATTTGTCAGAATAACATTAGTTGTCTACTTAGCCCAATGTGCAGCTTACTGCTAGTTGCCTGTAAATAAATGTATAAAACGAAAATTCTTTTGAGAGTGATGCTTATGCCTTGACTTCCtatctgttttcttttctatgcATAGAACTAAATAGCATGCATAGGTTAATACTGTACTATGCTGTATTAAATTGTTACTTCCACCATTAATTTTTCGTTAAGTTGTATGGTATGTTCTGCATTTCTAgagctttgattttttttaatctctatATTGTTAGCCTTTTCCATGAGTGCATATTTCACCTTTTGCTTCTCCATAGGTGAAAAGGACGCTAGGCCAGTTCACGCCAGCACAGTGGGACAAAGATGAGTGGTACCCTCTGCTTGGCCCTTGGAGATTCATCCAGGTGCTGAGCCTATGTATTGTTTTCATGATTGTTGAACTTAACACATTCTTTCTCAAGTTCTGCCTTTGGATTCCTCCGAGAAACCCATTGATTGTTTACCGACTTGTCCTTTGGTGGCTAATTGCTATACCGACCATCCGCGAGTATAATACATACTTGCAAGACAGGTGAATATTGAACTCTCAAGCTTCTTTTTtgaatatatgaaattatgaGCTTCAaatgtacaaaatttttagtaagTATTTCATCCattgtttggatgatgagttgcTCTGTACTCATCCAGCATTATTGACTGTTCAAGAACAGAAACTCTGGATTTTCTTGGATGCACTGTGCCTGCTATTAGCTATTTACTGCTTGACATGCTACATGGCAGTGCAGATGTGCCACTATTTGTTGACCATAAATATCTTGCTTGCATGTGAACTGTGTGTAGTATAGTTCACATTCCAAGTCTCTAACTGCATGCTTAAAATAGGATCCATATACTCAGTACAACCTGGCTATTAGTTTACAGAAATCCATACCCCTGTAACTTGGCTATAAGTCTTGCTAGTAGTTCTCATCTTACATGGTTAACTGATTTCAGGAAACCTGTTAAAAAGGTGGGGTCTTTCTGTTGGCTTTCCCTGGCTATATGCATTTTGGAGCTTCTAATAGGCATAAAGTTTGGACATGGTGAGTTTTACATCGATTTCTTGATGCTTGCAAGCAACATTTGCATCCATAAATCACTCTGAACGAGTTGACTTCTGAACAGGTCTCTTTCCAAAGTCAATGCCATCATGGTTATTCATAGCCTGGACGACTGTGGCGTCACTTCTGACGATGTTCCTTCTTGTGTGGACTTGGAAAATTTACCGAACAATGCTAAGGAAAAGGCTATGATTCTGAGAACCCCTTGTTGCTTTGCTCAAATTCTTTCCCCCATTCAATATTGTCGTGTAAATATTCATTCAAAAAATCTGTATATGTGGTAGTAGCCATTAATTTGTGGTTTTGACAAGATTTATCATcaagtaattttatgttttgccTACGTAGTCCATGAGCCAAAATGGCATTCCCCTTAGTTTCCTTCTTGTGATGTACTCTTCCAGTCAACTTTGGTGTTCCTTTGATGCAATCTAATTCAtgggaaataaaataatgaaccGAGATTTACTGTGTTTCTATTGGCACCAGCCCAGGTTGTTATATAGGAATATATCCTCGTCAACTTTGCTGTTTCAAATATCAGCAAATTATGAGCTCTCAGACTGAAAGCTGTTGCCAAAAGCTTCTGCACACCTTTGAAACCAATCTTTTGTCCATCAGTCTGTTGACGATGATCTCTTATCTCTACGGTATCAAGTGTGAGGTAGTGGTTGTTTCAGGCTCCAGGGTTTACAGATGGATGCAGGTTGGTTGCTGcagctgttgctgttgctgttgctggcATGTGAGTTACATTATTTGGTTCCAGTGTAGCAGCAGGATGCCTGCAGTGTAGTGTGAGCCCatccttgctgctgctggaggTGAAGCTAGTAGCTGATTGATAGGAGAGGAGATGGCAACTCTCCTATGTCTGTATGGTATGAATCACCTGCATTCTGATGAAAATGTGGGCGTTCATGTTCAGCACAGAGCCACACTACTTGCTGGCCTTGGTCCCTCCATTATGCAGATGGTGCATCCTGCTGCAGGCCTATCCCTATGCATAGCTGCACTGTGAACTCCTTTGCTCGGTCGGTGGATGCTCCCACTGCATCGTACTAAACATAACTTTAATCATCTCCTACCATAGATTatggtttttctctctctcattttctGAATCTTTTCCAACTCTGATTATTCACTTTTTCATCACTTCTTCAGTACTCCAGTACtgttactactactactactacttcagAATTCCTTTTTAGGGCTCATTTGGGGCACAGGATTTTACAGGAAACAGTTAAGTTCTTTTGAAATTCCGGTGAAATTCCTCAAACTGTTCAGGAAGGAGAAGGCTCTCTCCTAGGCCCAATAAAGCCTACTAAGAGGCTATATGTTAGGCCCAATGGGCCAGCAAAAGGGCTTATGTCTAACTTGAGAGGTAGGAGGGTTTATTAGTACCATGGGCTTATGGCCCAGTTTATTAGTATTTGTATCTCCAAAGGCCCAAAGACGCCCTCATCTATGACAGGGCAAAAGGCCACGACGagggtcgccgtcgccgccggccggccggcgacaaaccaaaaaacaaatgatccaAAGCTTTTGCAGCTTTTCCTCATcgattctttttcttattttaactGAAACATATGAACATGTTTGCTGGGCTTGTGTCACCCTGTCGTCTGTCTACGTCAGCTCGAACTGTATCGGGACTGCCGTGTCTACGACGCATCGGCCCCCCATCGAAAACAAGATCacaatcttgttttttttttcacttaaaCACACCGTCAATCTGTGATCTTGATTCTTCAGTGTTCATCTGAATTTCTGGTCATGGCAATTACTAATTAAGTTGCTCGAATGCTAGATGATCAACTACTCAACTGCTGATCTGCAATGGCATCGATGAACTGCAAGATTcaagtctctctctctctctcttgttttttggtttttttgccGTGTGTGGCCCGTTTCGTTATCAACTGTTCGTTTGGACCATGGCAATGAGGCTGTGTCACCTTTGCGAAAGAAACGAATAAAAGCAAAGCCTGCGATGTGATGCCGATCGCCAACCTAATTATCTCGGACAAAGCTG
This is a stretch of genomic DNA from Oryza brachyantha chromosome 1, ObraRS2, whole genome shotgun sequence. It encodes these proteins:
- the LOC102705851 gene encoding CDP-diacylglycerol--serine O-phosphatidyltransferase 1 isoform X1; the protein is MPNSDFYLKKRCLFSDVLDHFMLSTNNKVRIITMEVNGHHKPRREYNGRECNGVQSVNNFGDIDPWTAWAYKPRTVSLLLMGTCFLIWASGALDPERSFSVDRVSSVKRGVFAMIAVFLAYSFLQAPSTVLIRPHPAIWRLVHGMAVVYLVALTFLLFQTRDDARQFMKYLHPDLGVELPERSYGTDCRIYVPDHPKSRFNNVYEILFDEFVIAHILGWWGKAIMIRNQPLLWVLSIGFELMELTFRHMLPNFNECWWDSIVLDILICNWFGIWAGMKTVRYFDGRTYEWVGLSRQPNIISKVKRTLGQFTPAQWDKDEWYPLLGPWRFIQVLSLCIVFMIVELNTFFLKFCLWIPPRNPLIVYRLVLWWLIAIPTIREYNTYLQDRKPVKKVGSFCWLSLAICILELLIGIKFGHGLFPKSMPSWLFIAWTTVASLLTMFLLVWTWKIYRTMLRKRL
- the LOC102705851 gene encoding CDP-diacylglycerol--serine O-phosphatidyltransferase 1 isoform X2, giving the protein MCWTISCCPLVDNKVRIITMEVNGHHKPRREYNGRECNGVQSVNNFGDIDPWTAWAYKPRTVSLLLMGTCFLIWASGALDPERSFSVDRVSSVKRGVFAMIAVFLAYSFLQAPSTVLIRPHPAIWRLVHGMAVVYLVALTFLLFQTRDDARQFMKYLHPDLGVELPERSYGTDCRIYVPDHPKSRFNNVYEILFDEFVIAHILGWWGKAIMIRNQPLLWVLSIGFELMELTFRHMLPNFNECWWDSIVLDILICNWFGIWAGMKTVRYFDGRTYEWVGLSRQPNIISKVKRTLGQFTPAQWDKDEWYPLLGPWRFIQVLSLCIVFMIVELNTFFLKFCLWIPPRNPLIVYRLVLWWLIAIPTIREYNTYLQDRKPVKKVGSFCWLSLAICILELLIGIKFGHGLFPKSMPSWLFIAWTTVASLLTMFLLVWTWKIYRTMLRKRL
- the LOC102705851 gene encoding CDP-diacylglycerol--serine O-phosphatidyltransferase 1 isoform X3, which produces MEVNGHHKPRREYNGRECNGVQSVNNFGDIDPWTAWAYKPRTVSLLLMGTCFLIWASGALDPERSFSVDRVSSVKRGVFAMIAVFLAYSFLQAPSTVLIRPHPAIWRLVHGMAVVYLVALTFLLFQTRDDARQFMKYLHPDLGVELPERSYGTDCRIYVPDHPKSRFNNVYEILFDEFVIAHILGWWGKAIMIRNQPLLWVLSIGFELMELTFRHMLPNFNECWWDSIVLDILICNWFGIWAGMKTVRYFDGRTYEWVGLSRQPNIISKVKRTLGQFTPAQWDKDEWYPLLGPWRFIQVLSLCIVFMIVELNTFFLKFCLWIPPRNPLIVYRLVLWWLIAIPTIREYNTYLQDRKPVKKVGSFCWLSLAICILELLIGIKFGHGLFPKSMPSWLFIAWTTVASLLTMFLLVWTWKIYRTMLRKRL